In the Malus domestica chromosome 16, GDT2T_hap1 genome, one interval contains:
- the LOC103403737 gene encoding protein DETOXIFICATION 55, with the protein MVEAAEPSHKCPTMPEVVEELHRMTNIGFPIAAMSLVGYLKNMVLVVCMGRLGSLELAGGALGIGFTNITGYSVLSGLAMGMEPLCSQAFGSQNFSIAFHTLQRTILLLLLTSLPIALLWANLEPLMLLLHQNQDITKIASLYCQFAIPDLLANSLLHPIRIFFRSQSTTWPLMWSTLLAIILHIPLTIFLTFNLSLGIKGIAISTSLTNFITLFFLLGYVVYAHVTKKSIYCLVTDQCEPTTKYETTQLLSQPLLPKKIVPLSLRKTLVGADEWRILIRLAFQSCLGVCLEWWWYEFMTILTGYLQKPHIALAASAIVIQTTSLMYTLPAALSASVSTRVGNELGAGQPKKAHLAAVVAVGMALVSSLLGLSLTTLGRGVWGRIFTNDSEVLELTMSVLPIIGLCEIANCPQTTSCGILRGSARPGIGAWINFYSFYMVGTPVAIVLTFVWRLGFKGLCYGLLAAQITCVVSILTVVHKTDWERECLKTKELVGKNNDRMAAFAHADETVKCEEGVAN; encoded by the exons ATGGTTGAAGCAGCAGAGCCATCCCACAAGTGCCCGACAATGCCAGAG GTGGTGGAAGAACTTCACAGAATGACAAATATTGGCTTCCCAATTGCGGCCATGAGTTTAGTGGGTTACCTCAAAAACATGGTCCTAGTTGTATGCATGGGAAGGCTTGGAAGTCTTGAGCTAGCAGGTGGAGCTTTAGGCATTGGCTTCACCAACATCACTGGCTACTCAGTCCTCTCTGGCTTGGCCATGGGTATGGAGCCTCTATGCAGCCAAGCTTTTGGTTCACAGAACTTCTCCATAGCTTTCCACACTTTACAAAGAACCATTCTCTTATTGCTTCTCACTTCTCTTCCTATTGCTTTGCTTTGGGCCAATCTTGAACCTCTCATGCTCCTCCTCCATCAAAACCAAGATATAACAAAGATTGCTAGCTTGTATTGCCAATTTGCCATCCCGGATCTTCTTGCCAATAGCCTTCTTCATCCCATACGTATTTTTTTCCGTAGTCAAAGCACAACATGGCCATTGATGTGGTCCACTTTACTAGCAATCATTCTACACATTCCTCTCACAATCTTCTTAACCTTCAATCTTTCCCTTGGGATCAAAGGAATAGCAATTTCCACTTCTCTTACCAATTTTATcactctattttttcttttgggctATGTGGTCTACGCCCATGTCACAAAAAAATCTATTTATTGTTTGGTAACGGACCAGTGTGAACCCACTACTAAGTATGAAACAACACAATTATTGTCCCAGCCATTATTACCCAAAAAAATAGTACCACTTTCGTTGAGGAAAACACTAGTAGGAGCTGACGAATGGAGGATCCTAATTCGACTTGCTTTCCAAAGTTGCTTAGGAGTTTGCTTAGAATGGTGGTGGTACGAGTTCATGACAATTCTAACTGGTTACCTTCAAAAACCTCACATTGCCCTGGCAGCATCAGCCATAGTGATACAAACCACATCTCTCATGTACACATTACCAGCGGCACTAAGTGCATCAGTGTCTACACGAGTAGGCAACGAGCTAGGGGCAGGCCAACCCAAAAAGGCACATTTAGCGGCAGTGGTGGCCGTGGGGATGGCACTAGTGAGCTCATTGTTGGGCTTGTCATTGACCACTCTAGGGAGAGGAGTATGGGGGAGAATCTTCACAAATGATAGTGAGGTTTTGGAGCTAACAATGAGTGTGCTACCAATTATTGGACTATGTGAGATTGCTAATTGTCCACAAACTACAAGTTGTgggattttgagaggaagtgcTAGGCCAGGCATTGGGGCATGGATTAACTTTTACTCATTTTACATGGTGGGTACGCCTGTGGCAATAGTCTTGACGTTTGTGTGGAGGTTAGGGTTTAAAGGGCTTTGTTATGGACTTCTAGCAGCTCAAATTACATGTGTGGTGTCCATATTAACAGTGGTTCATAAGACAGATTGGGAGAGAGAATGTCTCAAGACGAAAGAGCTTGTAGGAAAGAATAATGACAGAATGGCTGCATTTGCACATGCAGATGAAACAGTCAAATGTGAAGAGGGTGTTGCAAATTAG